From Hartmannibacter diazotrophicus, a single genomic window includes:
- a CDS encoding AAA family ATPase: MTDSQYDLPTSIDETLSLLGRSGYIADRSLATVLYLALAMKRPLFLEGEAGVGKTEIAKVLAQELGRPLIRLQCYEGLDVSSAVYEWNYAAQMVEIRLVEATGAMDKDSLSEDVFSERFLIKRAVLQALEPTIEGRAPVLLIDELDRADEAFEAYLLEALSDFQVTIPEIGTIRAKEPPIVIVTTNRTREIHDALKRRCLYHWVDYPNAERELAIVRGKVPGAAERLSAEVVGFVQHLRQMELFKAPGVAETLDWATALAELDQIALDPDTVSDTLGVLLKYQDDIARVRGSEAARIVDEMRRKAAVG, from the coding sequence ATGACCGATTCCCAGTATGACCTTCCCACCAGCATCGACGAGACCCTGAGCCTGCTCGGGCGGTCCGGCTATATCGCCGACCGTTCGCTGGCGACGGTGCTCTATCTGGCCCTTGCCATGAAGCGGCCCCTGTTCCTGGAGGGCGAGGCCGGTGTCGGCAAGACGGAGATCGCCAAGGTGCTGGCGCAGGAGCTTGGCCGACCGCTGATCCGCCTGCAGTGTTACGAGGGTCTCGACGTCTCAAGCGCGGTCTATGAGTGGAACTATGCCGCGCAGATGGTCGAGATCAGGCTGGTCGAGGCGACCGGCGCCATGGACAAGGATAGCCTTTCGGAGGACGTCTTCTCCGAGCGCTTCCTGATCAAGCGCGCCGTCCTGCAGGCGCTGGAGCCGACCATCGAAGGGCGGGCGCCCGTGCTTCTCATCGACGAACTCGACCGCGCGGACGAGGCCTTCGAGGCCTATCTTCTGGAGGCGCTCTCCGATTTCCAGGTGACGATCCCCGAGATCGGGACGATCCGGGCGAAGGAGCCGCCCATCGTGATCGTCACCACCAACCGCACGCGCGAGATCCACGACGCGCTGAAGCGGCGCTGCCTCTATCACTGGGTCGACTATCCCAACGCGGAACGCGAGCTTGCCATCGTGCGGGGCAAGGTTCCGGGTGCGGCGGAGCGGCTTTCGGCGGAAGTGGTCGGCTTCGTGCAGCATCTGAGGCAGATGGAACTCTTCAAGGCGCCGGGTGTCGCCGAAACGCTCGACTGGGCGACGGCACTTGCCGAACTGGACCAGATCGCGCTTGATCCCGACACGGTTTCCGACACGCTCGGCGTTCTTCTCAAATACCAGGACGACATTGCGCGCGTGCGTGGTTCCGAAGCGGCTCGGATCGTCGACGAGATGCGCCGCAAGGCGGCGGTGGGCTGA